Below is a genomic region from Brassica oleracea var. oleracea cultivar TO1000 chromosome C9, BOL, whole genome shotgun sequence.
GAGAATACTGTTCTAGCTAGTGAACTGGTAAATGGTTACCATAAGAACAATGGCAGTAAACGTATCACTATAAAGGTAGACATTGCGAAAGCTTTTGATACCTTATCTTGGGAGTTCCTCCTATCCTGCTTGACAAGCATGCACCTCCGAGACAGTTCCTAGCGCGTCTGAAAGCTTGTATTTGCACAACCAGTTTCATGATTGGTTATAATGGAACAGTGAATGGTTTTTTTAAAGGAAAGTGTGGCCTTCGACAGGGAGATCCCCTCTCGCCTTACTTATATGTCATCGCTATGAACTACCTATCTCTTGTGCTAAACAAGGCGGCTGCTGAAAACAAAATCAACTATCACTCAAAGTGTAGTGAAATGAAGCTCACTCACCTCTCCTTTGCAGATGATCTCCTCATTTTCATAGATGGGTCGATCACTTCGGTCCAATACGTCCTACAAGTCCTGAGAGAGTTTGAGCTTCGATCGGGCCTTGCTGTTAGCTTTCAAAAAACCAGCTTCTATGCATCGGGTTTAACCGAGCAAGAGATAGATACAATTCAAGCCTCCACAGGCATGATCCAGGGCACACTCCATTTTCGCTACTTGGGACTCCCTCTCAGCTCCAGGAAGCTCTCTTTGCCAAATTGCCAACCCCTGATTCAACAGATAAAAAATAGATTTTCATCTTGGTCAGTAAAAACCCTCTCGTTTGCAGGAAGACAACTGTTCATAAAGACAGTGATAGCTGGAATCAATACCTTCTGGTGCTCAGCTTTCATTCTCCCAAAAGCCTGCATCAACAAAATCAACTCAATGTGTAACCAATTTCTCTGGAAAGGAAATCTTGAAGGTCACCACTCAGTCAGAGTTTCGTGGGACACTGTTACATTGACAACTGCTCAAGGGGGACTGGGAATTAAGGATCTACTAACCTGGAACAAAGCTTGTTGCTTACGCTTGATTTGGTTGATTTTTTTCAGAGAGGAATCGGTATGGGCACCCTGGTTTAAAGAAGTCATCCTCAAAGGATCGATCCATAATTACTGGACCATAAAGCCGAGCCAAACTTTCTCCTGGCTTGTGAATAAACTGATCAAGCTCAGACCAGTTGTGTTCCCTCTCATCAAGCTAAGGGTGGAAAACGGAAGGTCTGCTCTTTTCTGGCACCACAATTGGGCTCCTCTTGGAGTCATCTCGGATCTTCAGTTGTCCACTCGCTCCAGAATGGGAATACCAAACGATGCCACTGTTGCTTCGCTTTGCAGGAACGGAAACTGGTACTTACCTCCGGCTAGATCAGGGGCCATGATCGAACTATATACCTACATCACATCAGTTCAGTTAACCTCTTCCTATGATTTCTATGAATGGGAGCTATTGGGAAAAACAAATAGTAAATTTAGAACAGGGAGGTCTACACTCAACTCAAAGGTCTGATTCCGGACAAGACCTGGACCAAATCGATTTGGTTCCCGCATCAAATCCCGCGTCATGCCTTCCACTCTTGGCTTGTGCTGCAGAATCGTTGCCCAACTAGAGACAGGTTGATTATCTGGGGCATTCGAACTGATCTGCTATGTCTCCTATGTAACTTCCACGGTGAATCTCGAGAACATCTATATTTCGACTGCGGCTTCAGTTTTGATATTTGGTCTCTGGTCTCACAACGTAGCAGAATACAGCCGCTCAGATCATGGGATCAAACAGCTGCTCAGATGGAATCATTCGTTGGCGATAGAGCCTCTACAATCCTCACTCTTCTCTCCTAGCAAGCGACGCTTTACTGGATATGGAACGAGAGAAACAGCCGCTTGCATGCAAAAATCTCTAGATCACCTGATCTCCTCTTCTCTCTCCTTGATCATCAAATTCGCAACAAAATACAGGGTTTTAGAGAAACCAGCCCAATCCTGTCCTCCAAAATGTTCCAGAGATGGATAGAATTTTAGTGTCTCTCTCATCTCACTGTTCGAAGATTAACAGTGTTTTTCTCGCTCGGAGCTTTCAAGTCTCCCACCGTTCAACTACCACCTACCCCTTTCATCTTCTTACTGGGCTCCTGCAGGGCCACAGATTTCCAAAACAAGAAAATTCTAAATGAGATTTTAACTTATCAGCCCACTTTATGTATTTCTCTTCTGGGCCTTGCCCTAAACAATCTGTCATTAAATAAAGGTCTGTAATATTTTTTTTTTTGTTCTAATGAAAGCCCGGTATACAAAAAAAAAATAATAATAATTAAAAATAAGGCCCGTAAATGCTATATCCCACTTATGGCTTCAATAACATGTAAATCCAACAAACCATGAAACCGTTAATAAAGTAAACCACCGGTCCAACCGTTAATTTCAGATTTCGCCGGTTTAAAAATCAATATCTCCTCTCTTCCACTCCAGAGTCGTCGGAAAAAAAAAAAAGAAAGAATGAATCTTCAGTTGAAATTAACCTCACTACTCTTCTTCACTTCCGCCATAGCCGAAACCTTCGATTCTAATCCAAAGTTCCCATGCCAACCTCCTCACCACAGCTCCTACCCCTTCTGCAACATCTCTCTATCCACAACCAAACGAGCTCTCTCCCTCGTCTCGCTCCTCACTCTCCCGGAGAAGATCACCCAGCTCTCCAACACAGCCGCCTCCGTGCCCCGCCTCGGCATCCCGCCGTACGAGTGGTGGTCCGAGTCTCTCCACGGACTCGCCGACAACGGCCCCGGCGTCTCGTTCAACGGCTCGATCTCCTCCGCCACGAGCTTCCCTCAGGTGATCGTGTCCGCGGCGTCGTTCAACAGGACGCTGTGGCGCGAGATCGGATCCGCGGTGGCGGTGGAAGGGAGGGCGATGTATAATGGCGGTCAGGCGGGGCTGACTTACTGGGCGCCGAATATAAATGTGTTTAGGGATCCGAGGTGGGGGAGAGGGCAGGAGACTCCTGGTGAGGATCCCAAGGTGGTTTCTGAGTATGGTGTTGAGTTTGTTAGAGGGTTTCAGGAAATTAAGAAGACTAATGTTTTGAAAAGTAGTCTTGGTAATGGTGATGATGATGATGATGGTGATGGTGATGGTGGGAAGCTTATGTTGTCTGCTTGTTGCAAGCATTTCACTGCTTATGATCTTGAGAAATGGGGCAACTTTACTAGATACGACTTCAATGCTGTGGTAAGACTAAGAGCACCTCCCATGGGGGGTTCCACAAAACAATGTACTCCACAACTATATACAAATATACAATATATACATATACATATATGTCAAGTTTAGAACTCTCATTGGAGGTGCTCTAACATCTATAACCAGATCTAATATTATATGCCCTAGTTCGAGTAGTTACCATTTAGATGAAACTAATATTATATGCTGTGTAGTTTCGAGTCTAAGGAGATTTCGGCCCCAAACTTTCTGATATTAAAAAAAAAAAAAAATTAAAGAAAGACTAAGATATATGAGCTTAGCTTATGGCTTCAACTTCAGTTTGAAAACTTTTAGGTTCAATAGATCAGGTTGATCAAAACAAGAAATAAAAAATGCTATTAAATCTGCAAGGGTTCTATAAATCTATAGACTTTATTGATTGCACCTTTGTCTTATGTTCATAATGGTTCATACATGAACACTAATTACTTTCCATTCTCTATGACTGCCTATCTTTCACTTGTCTTAGTAGTATTCAACCAAACTTGTTCATCCTGTTAGCTGCTTTTTGTGAAGGGAACTTGGATGATGAAACGAAGTTTAACTAGTTGTAATGTCTCTATTCAGTTTAATGGCTTTAGAATCTTCTCCTTGTTGAATTTTGTGCGTAAATTGATAGATTACTCTGTATTGGTAGGTCACAGAACAGGACATGGAAGACACATACCAGCCCCCGTTTCAGAGTTGTATCGAAGATGGTAAAGCTAGCTGCTTGATGTGTTCATATAATGCAGTTAATGGGGTGCCTGCTTGTGCTCGACAAGACTTATTACAGAAAGCTCGAGTTGATTGGGGATTTAAAGGGTACATTACATCAGACTGTGATGCTGTGGCAACCATTTTCGATTACCAAGGATACACAAACTCAGCTGAGGAAGCTGTTGCTGATGCAATCAAAGCAGGCGTGGATATAAACTGCGGAACGTACATGGTTAGACACACACAATCTGCCATCGATAAAGGTAAAGTGAGCGAAGAGCAAATAGACAGAGCTCTCCAAAACCTCTTCGCCGTTCAGCTCCGCCTCGGACTTTTCGACGGTAATCCAAAACAAGGACGTTACGCGAAGCTAGGGACAAACGACATCTGCAGCTCAAGCCACAGGGAGCTGGCGTTGGAAGCAGCGAGACAAGGCATCGTGCTTCTGAAAAACGACCACAAGCTCTTGCCGTTGAAGAAAAGCCACGTGTCTTCTCTAGCAATCATCGGTCCAATGGCCAACAACATTAGCAGCATGGGCGGCACTTACACAGGCAAGCCGTGTCAGCGAAAGACTCTCTTCAGTGAGCTTCTTGAGTACGTGAAGAAGACATCTTACGCCTCTGGCTGCTCCGACGTGGCGTGTGACTCCCCCGCCGGGTTTAAAGAAGCTGTCGCCATCGCCAAGGGAGCAGACTTCGTCGTAGTCGTTGCGGGGCTAGACCTCACTCAAGAGACAGAGGATAAAGATCGAGTGAGTCTTTCTTTACCTGGGAAGCAGAGAGATCTCGTAACTTCCATCGCAGCTGCGAGTAAGAAGCCAGTGATTCTAGTCCTAACCGGTGGAGGACCGGTGGATGAAACCTTTGCTAAAACCGACCCGAGGATCGGAAGCATTGTGTGGATCGGTTATCCAGGTGAAACCGGTGGACAAGCACTAGCTGAGATCTTGTTTGGTGATTTTAATCCGGGTGGGAGGTTACCGATGACGTGGTATCCTCAGTCGTTTAGTGAGGTTGCGATGTCGGATATGCACATGAGAGCTGATTCGTCTCGTGGTTATCCTGGAAGAACGTATAGATTCTATACCGGAGATCAGGTTTATAAATTCGGAACCGGTTTAAGCTATACCGAGTTTGATTACGAGATTCTTTCAGCACCGACGAGGCTTGGGTTATCAGAAGTTATCCCACAGGACTCTTCTTCACACAAGAAGCTGCTTCTCCAGAAGGGAGAAGGGGAGCTTAGGTACTTACAGCTGGACGATTTGGCGGTTAACTCTTGCGAGTCTCTGCGGTTTAACGTCCGGTTTAGCGTGAGGAATACGGGAGAGATAGATGGTAGTCATGTGTTGATGTTGTACTCTAGAATGCCTCGGGTTTTGTCTGGTGTTCCGGAGAGACAGCTGATTGGTTTTGAACGTGTTCATGTTCGTTCAAGTGAGATGGTGGAAGCAGAGTTTGTGATTGATCCTTGCAAGCACCTTAGCGTTGCGAATGATGTGGGGAAGAGAGTGATTCCTTTGGGGGTTCATGACTTGGTGTTGGGAGATTTAAAGCATTCTCTGTCTCTTGAATTCTAAAATGATTGTTTTTAAGCAAACTGTGATGTTTGGAAAAAAGTTTAATAAAAAGCGTTACTGCTTGGACGAATAAATCGTTTATTGTGATTCTGCTGGTAAGCCTCATTTTTGAAGTTTACTATGCTCAACATGTTTTCTCTTTGATATGCCTTGTGATTATATTAAGCTACAACTTAGGATGAGCACCAAACATGTCTTCCACATTTTAAAATGGTTCGTGTCATATTCATTAGCAATATCATAACAGAAGTTTCAGTTCAGATTGGTTTTGTTTACTCTTAAGGTCAACTATTTATGTAACTTAAATGATTGTTTTTGTCCTGGTGATAGTGGGGATCAGGCTAAGTTTTTAGTCGTTGACTTGTTGTGAAGTATACATATCAAATTGCACCATCAAGAATGGGATCCTCTCGACCTGAAGTCTCATGCGGGAATCAACAACAACTTTCTTATCTCTTCTAATGCAACTTCTTGGAATGCAACCGCACATAGCCAAGATATAGGACGTGTGGTGATCTTCTATGATTCCGGTAGAAGAAACTTGAGCGTCTCTTGGAGTTATGACACGACATTTGATCCTAAGGAGAACTCGAGCTTATCTTACGTACATCATTGATCTTTCAAAGGTCTTGTAACAGCTGCTAACAACTTCTCAGACGATAGGAATCTTGGGGAAGGAGGGTTTAGGAGCGGTTTATAAAGGTTACTTAAACGGCTTAGATATGATGGCTGCGGTAAAGAAGTTTGCGGGAGGGTCTAAGCAAGGGCGGAGAGAGTTCATAACTGAAGTGAAGATAATCAGCAGCTTAAGACATCGAAACCTTGTTCAACTCATTGGTTGGTGTCATGAAAAAGATGAATTTCTAATGGTATACGAGCTCATGCAAAGAATCTGATGTTTATAGCTTTGGAATTGTTACATTAGAGATTGTTACTGGAAGAAAATCTGTTGATCCGAGACAAGGAAGAGTTGAGCCTGACACGAGCCTTGTAGAGAAAGTGTGGGAGTTGTATGGTAAAGGGGAAGTGGTGACAGGTGTGGATGAGAAGCTCAGGGTTGATAGTTTTGATGAGAAGCAAGCGGAGTGTCTTATGGTTGTAGGGCTATGGTGATAGGAAAGCTCATATCACTCTGTAAAGTGATAGGAAAGAAAGCTCGTAAAATCTATAAAAATTATCTCTGTTTAATTTAGAATTTTTTTTATTTGTTTCATGTTTAATCTCAACGAAACACCAACAAGAGATATACTTTTTCTTATTTATTTATTCAATTTTAAAAATTATAGTTATTTTTGTTTTCTTTTCCAAATTATTTACACAAGATCTTCTTACATTTGAATTTTATAATTAGTTTTTGTCATATTTAGTGGTATGAATGTTAATGGTTAACATCTTATATTTTGATTTTTTATGATATATGCAAAAACGAATATTTGTTAAGTCTTTTTTTTCATATAAATATTGGTTTTCTGATTTTTTTAGAAAATTAGAAAGTAATTTCATAAACTGATGAATATGATTTATAGTAAAAAAAAACTAAAAGAAGATCATCTAAACATGAATCATTTTTATTTTATAATTATATTTTATTATTTTATTGTTTTATATCATTTGAAATTATATAATAATTATTATCAACATATGTATATTTAATAATACATTTAAAACTAGCCTTAGGCCCCAAGAAGGCTCGCACGGCACTGCACTGCACTGATAATAATGTAACACGACTATTAATTAGTTATCAATCTGTAAATTTAACCATTCTGGCAGGAATGGTTTGGCACGGTCCTGCATGCATGAGGTTGAAGTTTTTCACGGTAGTAATATTTTTTTTTGGTGTTGAAGGAGATTTGGGGACATTATAGAAGCGATACACATGGGCGGATCGGGTGGAAATGAACAAACGCTGTATGCAACGATGAAGTTGAATTCTCCCGCCATGATTCCAGGGATTCTAACCGAAGGGGTCTACAGGACCAAATACACCATCAATGTAATGGAAAACATGTCTGGGCTCGAAAATTCATTCCCAGTCACAAATCCTACAACAATAATCTTCTTTCCCATTCATATGGAAACCTTTTCTAGTTACATATGTTATTCTTGTTTTTTTTTTTATCTTAAGGAGTTGTGAAGGGCATGTGCCCATTTCTACAAATTTGAGACCTATTTTTATTATGGAGGGGGGTTAGAGGGACTTTCATTGGTGATTGACATGTGGTTACATCTATGATCTATTTTGCATGGACCAAGTTGGTCACTTTTCATACATCTTTCACTTTATGTCTATGCTATGCTAATCTTCTTTGGGCATTATGGGCACTCTTGTCCAAAAGTAACAAAAAACGATGTGAAAAATAAAAGAGTTTTAAAGGTTAACGACTTATTTCCACGCAATAACTATCATATCCTAACAAATTCACACAAACTTTCATTCTCGTAATAATTGAACACAATTTAACTATCTCAACCTACTACCCCCCCCCCCCCCCCCCCCNNNNNNNNNNNNNNNNNNNTAATGTCCGATTTAAAACCGACACAAAGCGGTATACTGTTGGTTAACTAGCTTTTCATTAAAACGTTAACCAATAGTTAACCTAATTTAACCCAAATGACCCGATTAGAAAAGTTTAACCGGCATAAATGGACCAACTAATCTGAATCTAGAACTAAATCCTATAACCCAACCCAAAAACCCGACATATTTAACCCTAAAAATAATAACCCAGATCTGAAAAACTGGTTAACTCAATATGTTCTAATTTCAAAATCGTAAATGAAAGTGAAGTTTGAGAGAAGATTGAAGTCAAAGAGAAAAAATTAAAGGCACCATAGATACAATATACTTATCTGCAATATTCGTAAAAAAAAAAGAGATCTATATTTGCAGAGAAGTTGCAGAGAAGATGAAGTTTTATTAACAGATACGTAGGCTAGTAGTTATATGGGACTATATATACTAACTTTGTACGACGAAGATGCAATAGTCGGGTGGCTTGTGCCTTATAAAAAAGGGATGCTGTCACAAGTTCGAACCTACGTAGATAGATCTATCCATCCATATATAATAGAACTAATGTAAAAAAAATTGTTCAAAATGTAACTAAACAAAAATAAAACAGTCACTAATTATACCCTAAAAAATAAAAGCAATATTTTCTAAAAAATCTTAATAAATTTGGATGATATAGTTTATTACTGTATTTGATAAAAGTACATATATTTTTAAATAGTAACGATCTATATTAAATTGGTATGTTATCTAACTAATTTTAGAAAAAAAAATTTACATTTTTTTCTTTCTCATTTCTAAATCAATAGATTTAAAATAAAAAAATTGGATGATATAGCTTATTTGATTATTTTTTGATAAGTACGTATATTTTTAAATAGTAATGATCTATATTAAATTGGTATGTTATCTAGATAATTTTAGAAAACAAAATTTACATCGTTTTACTTTCGCATTTCTAAGTCAATAAAAATTTTTGGATGATATAGTTTATTTGATAAATTTTTGATAAGTACATATATTTTTAAACAGTAACGATCTATATTAAATTGGTATGTTATCTAGCTAATTTAGAAAACAAAATTTACATCGATTCGCTTTCGCATTTCTAAATCAATAGATTTTAAAGAAAAATTTGGATGATATAGGTTCTTTGATAAATGTTTTGATAAGTACATATATTTTTAAATACTAATGATCTATATTAAATTGGTATGTTATCTAGCTAATTTTAGAAAATAAAATTTACATCATTTCACTTTCGCAGTTTTAAATCAATAAAAAATTTGGATGATATAAGTTTATTTGATAAAAGTTTTGATAAGTATGTATATTTTTAAATAGTAACGATCTATATAAAATTGGTATGTTATCTAGCTAATTTTAGAAAACAAAATTTACATGGATTCGCTTTCGCATTTCTAAATCAATAAATTTTAAAGAAAAATATTAGTGTATTCAAAACAAAAACAAATTTCTACTCACTTTTGACCAAGATTGAGCCAGTTAAACAGCTATCCCTTACCAATCTATGAGAGAAGAAATACTCAAAATTTTATCTATTGAGTTTGGACCATAATTCTGAACAATTTTATTTTACTTACTTGTATAATAAAAATAATTCCATTAATTATTGTTTTTA
It encodes:
- the LOC106318837 gene encoding probable beta-D-xylosidase 6, which produces MNLQLKLTSLLFFTSAIAETFDSNPKFPCQPPHHSSYPFCNISLSTTKRALSLVSLLTLPEKITQLSNTAASVPRLGIPPYEWWSESLHGLADNGPGVSFNGSISSATSFPQVIVSAASFNRTLWREIGSAVAVEGRAMYNGGQAGLTYWAPNINVFRDPRWGRGQETPGEDPKVVSEYGVEFVRGFQEIKKTNVLKSSLGNGDDDDDGDGDGGKLMLSACCKHFTAYDLEKWGNFTRYDFNAVVTEQDMEDTYQPPFQSCIEDGKASCLMCSYNAVNGVPACARQDLLQKARVDWGFKGYITSDCDAVATIFDYQGYTNSAEEAVADAIKAGVDINCGTYMVRHTQSAIDKGKVSEEQIDRALQNLFAVQLRLGLFDGNPKQGRYAKLGTNDICSSSHRELALEAARQGIVLLKNDHKLLPLKKSHVSSLAIIGPMANNISSMGGTYTGKPCQRKTLFSELLEYVKKTSYASGCSDVACDSPAGFKEAVAIAKGADFVVVVAGLDLTQETEDKDRVSLSLPGKQRDLVTSIAAASKKPVILVLTGGGPVDETFAKTDPRIGSIVWIGYPGETGGQALAEILFGDFNPGGRLPMTWYPQSFSEVAMSDMHMRADSSRGYPGRTYRFYTGDQVYKFGTGLSYTEFDYEILSAPTRLGLSEVIPQDSSSHKKLLLQKGEGELRYLQLDDLAVNSCESLRFNVRFSVRNTGEIDGSHVLMLYSRMPRVLSGVPERQLIGFERVHVRSSEMVEAEFVIDPCKHLSVANDVGKRVIPLGVHDLVLGDLKHSLSLEF